From a region of the Drosophila ananassae strain 14024-0371.13 chromosome XL, ASM1763931v2, whole genome shotgun sequence genome:
- the LOC6503772 gene encoding hornerin isoform X2: protein MSELAKLEDQEQELDLLDYDIDLEEEDPRTSAAPPAKQQKEERVRSARSNQLFSKAIKKVTKVQRMLEQAVVLLAEEEEKEKQAGGQGASSKKEKRKAKKQAKKQLKQAKKDKKKEKKQKKQQEEAIEVDLLDDDLEGDFQTTKAPRSRSSSVSSTSSSSSSSSSSSSSSSSSSSSSSDSSEDDLDYIYGWGRNPWRRHGRRHGHGHGHGHKHGHGHGHGHGRRHGKGHGPHGHHGRHGRHGHHHVRPHHFGPHHFGPHHFGPHHFGPRHFGPHPFGPHRFGPEFDRWLDACPDQMQFFRWMGLPWALAQIADPRRRCRSLSRSHFGHHGDHGLDCRGFHGHGHGDGHGHGHSHKNRVHDRRVRRQSSSSSSSSSSSSSESEAENRKKHKHPRKKSHKRSRSSSSSSSSSSSSSGADTKCDRKKDKKSKDDPRGSRWHGHHGHGPHRRGPHGHGPHHHHGPPGPHHHGGPFGPHHHGGPFGPHHHGGPFGPHDGTFGSRHGPQLDMRPTYVETPWSPSFLRPNSEGRFAGRRGSRQEEEPESCRSKSQQRCERGGESQGEEKCKKGKGKGKDKLHHHGKH, encoded by the exons ATGAGCGAGTTGGCCAAACTGGAggaccaggagcaggagctcGACCTGCTCGACTACGACATTGacttggaggaggaggatccCCGGACCTCGGCGGCCCCGCCGGCCAAGCAGCAGAAGGAGGAGCGCGTCAGGAGCGCCAGGTCCAACCAGCTCTTCAGCAAGGCCATCAAGAAGGTGACCAAGGTGCAGCGCATGCTGGAGCAGGCGGTCGTCCTGCtggccgaggaggaggagaaggagaagcAGGCCGGCGGCCAGGGTGCCAGCTccaagaaggagaagaggaaggCCAAGAAGCAGGCCAAGAAGCAGCTGAAGCAGGCCAAGAAGGacaagaaaaaggaaaagaagcagaagaagcagcaggaggaggcgatcgAAGTCGATCTGCTGGACGACGACTTGGAAGGGGACTTCCAGACCACCAAGGCTCCTCGCTCTCGCTCTTCCAGCGTCAGCTCCACCAGTTCCAGTagctcctccagctccagctcgaGCTctagctccagctccagctcctcgAGCTCCAGCGACTCCTCCGAGGATGATCTGGACTACATCTACGGCTGGGGTCGTAATCCCTGGCGGCGTCATGGTCGTAGGCATGGCCATGGCCACGGTCACGGCCACAAGCATGGCCATGGACACGGACATGGCCATGGTCGCCGACATGGCAAAGGACACGGACCCCACGGGCACCATGGTCGCCATGGTCGTCATGGCCACCACCATGTGAGGCCCCATCACTTCGGACCCCATCACTTCGGGCCCCATCACTTTGGCCCCCATCACTTTGGACCGCGACACTTTGGGCCCCACCCCTTTGGACCACACCGCTTTGGTCCCGAGTTCGATCGCTGGCTGGATGCCTGCCCCGATCAGATGCAGTTTTTTCGGTGGATGGGCCTGCCGTGGGCCCTGGCACAA ATCGCGGACCCACGCCGGAGGTGCCGGTCGCTTTCTAGATCGCACTTTGGGCATCACGGAGATCACGGACTCGATTGCCGTGGATTCCACGGACACGGACACGGAGACGGACACGGACACGGGCATAGCCACAAGAATCGAGTACATGATCGTCGGGTGAGGCGCcagtcctcctcctcctccagttcCTCGTCCAGTTCTAGTTCGGAGAGCGAGGCAGAGAACCGCAAGAAGCACAAACATCCTCGCAAGAAGAGCCACAAGCGATCCCGTTCATCCTcgagctccagctccagctctagTTCAAGTTCGGGAGCAGATACGAAATGCGACAGGAAAAAGGACAAGAAGTCGAAGGACGACCCCAGGGGCAGTCGCTGGCATGGCCACCATGGTCATGGGCCCCATAGACGTGGACCCCACGGACATGggcctcatcatcatcatggtCCTCCCGGACCGCATCACCACGGTGGTCCATTTGGACCCCATCACCATGGTGGTCCCTTCGGACCTCATCACCATGGAGGTCCCTTCGGACCCCACGATGGCACATTTGGATCGCGACATGGCCCCCAGTTGGATATGCGCCCCACCTACGTTGAAACCCCATGGTCCCCATCATTCCTAAGACCAAACAGCGAAGGACGCTTCGCCGGACGCCGCGGGTCGCGCCAAGAGGAGGAGCCCGAAAGCTGCCGTTCCAAGTCGCAGCAAAGGTGCGAGAGGGGTGGCGAGTCGCAGGGCGAGGAGAAATGCAAGAAGGGCAAGGGCAAGGGCAAGGACAAGCTGCACCACCATGGAAAGCACTAA
- the LOC6503772 gene encoding histidine-rich glycoprotein isoform X1: MSELAKLEDQEQELDLLDYDIDLEEEDPRTSAAPPAKQQKEERVRSARSNQLFSKAIKKVTKVQRMLEQAVVLLAEEEEKEKQAGGQGASSKKEKRKAKKQAKKQLKQAKKDKKKEKKQKKQQEEAIEVDLLDDDLEGDFQTTKAPRSRSSSVSSTSSSSSSSSSSSSSSSSSSSSSSDSSEDDLDYIYGWGRNPWRRHGRRHGHGHGHGHKHGHGHGHGHGRRHGKGHGPHGHHGRHGRHGHHHVRPHHFGPHHFGPHHFGPHHFGPRHFGPHPFGPHRFGPEFDRWLDACPDQMQFFRWMGLPWALAQIADPRRRCRSLSRSHFGHHGDHGLDCRGFHGHGHGDGHGHGHSHKSRLHDRRVRRQSSSSSSSSSSSSSESEAENRKKHKHPRKKSHKRSRSSSSSSSSSSSSSGADTKCDRKKDKKSKDDPRGSRWHGHHGHGPHRRGPHGHGPHHHHGPPGPHHHGGPFGPHHHGGPFGPHHHGGPFGPHDGTFGSRHGPQLDMRPTYVETPWSPSFLRPNSEGRFAGRRGSRQEEEPESCRSKSQQRCERGGESQGEEKCKKGKGKGKDKLHHHGKH, from the exons ATGAGCGAGTTGGCCAAACTGGAggaccaggagcaggagctcGACCTGCTCGACTACGACATTGacttggaggaggaggatccCCGGACCTCGGCGGCCCCGCCGGCCAAGCAGCAGAAGGAGGAGCGCGTCAGGAGCGCCAGGTCCAACCAGCTCTTCAGCAAGGCCATCAAGAAGGTGACCAAGGTGCAGCGCATGCTGGAGCAGGCGGTCGTCCTGCtggccgaggaggaggagaaggagaagcAGGCCGGCGGCCAGGGTGCCAGCTccaagaaggagaagaggaaggCCAAGAAGCAGGCCAAGAAGCAGCTGAAGCAGGCCAAGAAGGacaagaaaaaggaaaagaagcagaagaagcagcaggaggaggcgatcgAAGTCGATCTGCTGGACGACGACTTGGAAGGGGACTTCCAGACCACCAAGGCTCCTCGCTCTCGCTCTTCCAGCGTCAGCTCCACCAGTTCCAGTagctcctccagctccagctcgaGCTctagctccagctccagctcctcgAGCTCCAGCGACTCCTCCGAGGATGATCTGGACTACATCTACGGCTGGGGTCGTAATCCCTGGCGGCGTCATGGTCGTAGGCATGGCCATGGCCACGGTCACGGCCACAAGCATGGCCATGGACACGGACATGGCCATGGTCGCCGACATGGCAAAGGACACGGACCCCACGGGCACCATGGTCGCCATGGTCGTCATGGCCACCACCATGTGAGGCCCCATCACTTCGGACCCCATCACTTCGGGCCCCATCACTTTGGCCCCCATCACTTTGGACCGCGACACTTTGGGCCCCACCCCTTTGGACCACACCGCTTTGGTCCCGAGTTCGATCGCTGGCTGGATGCCTGCCCCGATCAGATGCAGTTTTTTCGGTGGATGGGCCTGCCGTGGGCCCTGGCACAAATCGCGGACCCACGCCGGAGGTGCCGGTCGCTTTCTAGATCGCACTTTGGGCATCACGGAGATCACGGACTCGATTGCCGTGGATTCCACGGACACGGACACGGAGACGGACACGGACACGGACATAGCCACAAGAGTCGATTACATGATCGTCGAGTGAGGCGCcagtcctcctcctcctccagttcCTCGTCCAGTTCTAGTTCGGAGAGCGAGGCAGAGAACCGCAAGAAGCACAAACATCCTCGCAAGAAGAGCCACAAGCGATCCCGTTCATCCTcgagctccagctccagctctagTTCAAGTTCGGGAGCAGATACGAAATGCGACAGGAAAAAGGACAAGAAGTCGAAGGACGACCCCAGGGGCAGTCGCTGGCATGGCCACCATG GTCATGGGCCCCATAGACGTGGACCCCACGGACATGggcctcatcatcatcatggtCCTCCCGGACCGCATCACCACGGTGGTCCATTTGGACCCCATCACCATGGTGGTCCCTTCGGACCTCATCACCATGGAGGTCCCTTCGGACCCCACGATGGCACATTTGGATCGCGACATGGCCCCCAGTTGGATATGCGCCCCACCTACGTTGAAACCCCATGGTCCCCATCATTCCTAAGACCAAACAGCGAAGGACGCTTCGCCGGACGCCGCGGGTCGCGCCAAGAGGAGGAGCCCGAAAGCTGCCGTTCCAAGTCGCAGCAAAGGTGCGAGAGGGGTGGCGAGTCGCAGGGCGAGGAGAAATGCAAGAAGGGCAAGGGCAAGGGCAAGGACAAGCTGCACCACCATGGAAAGCACTAA